Proteins encoded within one genomic window of uncultured Draconibacterium sp.:
- a CDS encoding RagB/SusD family nutrient uptake outer membrane protein yields the protein MKKKNSIQKYISGSIVLVLLLLGMYSCNEDVLDETPLDFISTTNAFNSPGDVEMGVVGLYRFGRDWYSAINEKYMFVFTALGTDLAYFGEDPTGGYMSNWDTDITPTSDLPERFWTKAFDLVYQSNTVIAGIENLEWNNEDKKNMYLAEARFFRAFSYRILVTLYGDVPLVTEPIVTPKTDFVRAPKADIYNLMEQDFAFAAENLPLKGQEATAGRLTQGAAWHMLSETYLAQGKYQPAVDAATHVIDDYGYDLMRERFGSQPNLFGSENVYFDLFTKENHNLGSNKEAIWVIQNDPDVTGGGFFAGERGYGCAYYRMGNTPDGYKAFLGYIYDGSYTGYSDTLGRPVAWTRPTNYTAYNIWKSDWNNDYRNAEACIKRHFYFDNPNSAYDGMEIDWSLYESRSSAFKDTNQYIYPYFMKAAAPNDHYTDLSRAGGGINHKDVYAIRLAETYLLRAEAYLGLGQNSLAANDINEVRERSNATPITASDVTIDYILDERARELYTEEWRMLTLMRLGKLVERVRAYNNNPGNPGLSIQDYQNLWPIPQTEIDLNTGAVLEQNPGYE from the coding sequence ATGAAAAAGAAGAATTCAATACAAAAATATATAAGTGGAAGTATCGTTTTGGTACTCTTACTTTTGGGAATGTACTCATGTAACGAGGATGTGCTGGATGAGACCCCTCTTGATTTTATATCTACAACAAATGCTTTTAATTCGCCCGGCGATGTTGAGATGGGAGTTGTGGGATTATATCGTTTTGGGCGCGATTGGTACTCGGCAATAAACGAAAAATATATGTTTGTTTTTACTGCTCTGGGAACAGATTTGGCCTATTTCGGAGAAGATCCTACAGGTGGTTACATGAGTAACTGGGATACCGATATTACACCAACCAGCGATTTACCTGAGAGGTTTTGGACTAAAGCTTTTGATTTGGTATATCAATCAAATACAGTTATTGCAGGTATTGAAAATCTGGAATGGAATAATGAGGATAAAAAGAATATGTATTTGGCTGAAGCCCGTTTTTTCCGTGCTTTCAGTTATCGTATTCTTGTGACATTATATGGAGATGTGCCGCTGGTAACAGAACCAATTGTAACGCCAAAAACAGATTTCGTCAGAGCTCCGAAAGCCGACATTTATAACTTGATGGAGCAGGATTTTGCTTTCGCGGCCGAAAACCTTCCGTTAAAAGGGCAAGAGGCTACTGCCGGACGATTAACACAGGGGGCTGCATGGCACATGTTAAGCGAAACTTACCTGGCACAAGGCAAATATCAGCCTGCTGTTGATGCTGCAACTCACGTTATCGATGATTACGGTTACGATTTAATGAGAGAACGTTTTGGTTCGCAACCTAATTTGTTTGGTTCCGAAAATGTTTATTTCGATTTGTTTACCAAAGAAAACCATAATCTGGGAAGTAATAAAGAAGCAATTTGGGTTATCCAGAATGATCCGGATGTAACAGGCGGTGGTTTTTTTGCCGGCGAAAGAGGTTATGGTTGCGCTTATTATAGAATGGGAAATACCCCGGATGGTTACAAAGCCTTCTTAGGTTATATTTATGATGGTTCTTATACCGGATACAGTGATACTCTTGGGCGTCCGGTAGCCTGGACAAGGCCAACAAACTATACCGCTTATAATATTTGGAAAAGCGATTGGAATAACGATTATAGAAATGCGGAGGCTTGTATTAAAAGACATTTTTATTTTGATAATCCAAACTCGGCATACGACGGAATGGAAATTGACTGGAGCTTGTATGAGTCGCGTTCAAGTGCTTTTAAAGATACCAATCAGTACATCTATCCATATTTCATGAAAGCTGCAGCTCCCAATGATCATTATACTGATTTGTCGAGAGCAGGAGGAGGTATAAATCATAAGGATGTTTATGCTATTCGCTTGGCTGAAACTTATCTATTACGAGCAGAAGCATACTTGGGATTAGGACAAAACAGTTTGGCAGCTAACGATATTAACGAAGTAAGAGAAAGATCGAATGCTACACCTATAACAGCCAGCGATGTTACCATCGATTATATTTTGGATGAAAGAGCACGCGAATTGTATACAGAAGAATGGCGAATGTTAACGTTAATGCGTTTAGGAAAATTGGTAGAACGTGTTAGAGCTTATAACAACAATCCCGGTAATCCTGGATTAAGTATACAGGATTATCAAAATTTGTGGCCTATTCCTCAAACTGAAATCGATTTAAATACAGGTGCTGTTCTGGAGCAAAATCCAGGATATGAATAA
- a CDS encoding TonB-dependent receptor, translating into MNFIQSIKGKLLQRRLLFIGLLSLSFIVLCGGNVVAQNDSGTLKVAGTVKDDTGLPLPGVTIIVKGTATGAVTNVDGQYALADVPEDGTLVFSFIGMKTQEITVSNRSIIDVQLENETIGLEEVVAIGYGTQKKKDLTGSIVRMEMDGKEQAANTSLVQALQGYSPGLNASGGSSAGDGGSFSIRGRTSLSASDEPLIVLDGIIYNGSINDLNINDIQSVDILKDASAAAVYGSRSANGVLVVTSKKGSSGKPKFTFNAYYGVQELSNTDRTDVMNAEQYAVRLVDYYYQQDLYDWYKTGPTSADGRPVRPDVTDRELVASYLRTEEEQLNYLAGNEVDWVDEVFQTAPIQSYSLSVSGKTDRTNYYLSTSYLDQEGILKNDNYERLTFSGRFESEIADWLTVGFNPTFSHRDYSGVSASAGYALQASPLGNMYDENGNYPVYIAGESYNYHPLGNLLADDSSPRDYFSLVLKGIIEVPWVKGLKYEANYSKTYDFDKTSRYYPTSMADGSKTDGSGYVNNANQRTWLLNSLFTYSKTFAEKHKLNVNYLYSRENVSGDGSYLYAYAFANEILGYNALELGENQEVSTSAYEENTISYMGRVNYSFDSRYLLTATIRRDGFSGFGGNKKFGNFPSVSLGWVISEESFVENVDWMDFLKLRLSYGVNGNQGIGRYASQSKMGSVSTVFDGSTAVGLYAYSLGNADLGWEKTASFNVGVDFNFLDNRISGSIDAYNAKTTDVLVERSIPRTTGNSSVWTNIGGIENNGIEVSLVTENIKTRDFKWKTAFAFSLVRNKITKLYDDVTEDLGNSWFIGEPISTIYGYVNDGVWQEEDLFNGTIMEGYYPGQFKVRDLSEDGEITAEKDRKILGTTDPNYRISMNNILSYKNFTFSFFLNSIRGGNNYYLGNNSGAVVAGGTDSAYRLNRTAVRDYWRPDNAVNDAPGIYYNPKRNPGVYQSKSFVRLQDVSLGYTFDSSLLSELKIDNLKVYVSGKNLYTWTDWSGWDPETGSPMMRSIIGGVNISF; encoded by the coding sequence ATGAATTTTATTCAAAGTATTAAAGGTAAATTATTGCAACGAAGGCTTTTATTTATAGGTCTTTTATCACTTTCCTTCATTGTTTTATGTGGTGGAAATGTTGTTGCGCAAAATGACTCCGGTACGTTGAAAGTAGCGGGAACAGTAAAAGACGATACTGGTTTGCCGTTGCCCGGTGTAACTATTATTGTAAAAGGTACTGCAACAGGAGCTGTTACTAACGTCGATGGACAGTACGCGTTGGCAGATGTGCCGGAAGATGGCACTTTAGTATTTTCATTTATTGGTATGAAAACCCAGGAAATAACTGTTTCAAACCGTTCAATTATCGATGTTCAGTTAGAGAACGAAACAATTGGACTGGAAGAGGTAGTGGCCATTGGTTACGGTACTCAGAAGAAAAAAGACCTGACAGGATCTATTGTGCGTATGGAAATGGACGGAAAAGAGCAGGCTGCAAATACCAGTTTGGTGCAGGCTTTACAGGGTTATTCTCCAGGATTAAATGCTTCCGGAGGTTCAAGTGCCGGTGATGGTGGCTCTTTTTCAATCAGGGGAAGAACATCTTTGTCAGCAAGCGACGAGCCATTAATTGTTTTAGATGGTATTATCTATAACGGTAGTATTAACGATTTAAATATCAACGATATTCAGTCCGTTGATATTTTGAAAGATGCCAGTGCGGCTGCCGTTTATGGTTCTCGATCGGCCAACGGGGTATTAGTGGTTACATCAAAAAAAGGAAGTTCAGGGAAACCTAAATTTACTTTTAATGCTTACTACGGTGTTCAGGAACTATCCAACACCGACCGAACAGATGTAATGAATGCAGAACAATATGCCGTTCGTTTGGTAGATTACTACTACCAACAAGACTTATACGATTGGTATAAAACCGGCCCAACCAGTGCTGATGGACGACCTGTAAGACCAGATGTTACAGATCGCGAATTAGTTGCTTCGTACCTTAGAACAGAAGAAGAACAGTTGAACTACTTGGCAGGAAACGAAGTGGACTGGGTTGATGAAGTTTTTCAAACCGCACCAATTCAATCATATAGTTTAAGTGTATCCGGGAAAACGGATCGTACTAATTATTACCTGTCAACTTCTTATTTAGATCAGGAAGGAATCTTGAAAAACGATAATTACGAACGATTAACATTCAGCGGCCGTTTCGAAAGCGAAATTGCAGACTGGTTAACAGTTGGTTTCAACCCAACTTTTTCTCATCGCGATTATTCGGGTGTAAGTGCTTCTGCCGGATATGCTTTGCAGGCAAGCCCGCTGGGAAATATGTATGATGAAAATGGGAACTACCCTGTTTATATCGCCGGAGAGTCTTATAACTACCATCCGCTTGGAAACTTGTTGGCTGACGATAGCTCGCCAAGAGACTATTTTAGCCTGGTTTTAAAAGGAATAATTGAAGTTCCTTGGGTGAAGGGGCTAAAATATGAGGCGAATTATTCAAAAACGTATGATTTTGATAAAACATCACGTTATTACCCAACTTCTATGGCCGACGGATCAAAAACCGATGGTTCTGGTTATGTCAACAACGCCAATCAAAGAACATGGTTGTTAAACAGCTTATTTACCTATAGCAAAACTTTTGCTGAGAAACATAAATTGAATGTAAACTACTTATACAGTCGCGAAAATGTTTCAGGAGATGGCTCGTATTTGTATGCTTATGCTTTTGCCAACGAGATACTGGGATATAATGCGCTGGAACTTGGCGAAAACCAGGAGGTTTCAACTTCTGCTTACGAAGAAAATACAATCTCTTACATGGGCCGTGTAAACTATAGTTTTGATAGCCGATACTTACTTACCGCAACAATCAGAAGAGATGGTTTCTCTGGTTTTGGTGGTAACAAAAAATTCGGAAACTTCCCGTCAGTATCGCTCGGATGGGTTATATCAGAAGAGTCGTTTGTTGAAAATGTAGACTGGATGGACTTCCTAAAACTCCGTTTGTCTTATGGTGTTAACGGAAACCAGGGGATTGGTCGTTATGCCAGCCAATCAAAAATGGGAAGTGTATCTACTGTTTTTGATGGCTCTACCGCCGTTGGTTTGTATGCATATTCACTTGGAAATGCCGATCTGGGATGGGAAAAAACAGCATCGTTTAATGTGGGTGTTGATTTTAATTTCTTAGACAATCGAATTTCAGGAAGTATTGATGCTTATAATGCAAAAACTACTGACGTATTAGTAGAACGGTCGATTCCAAGAACAACTGGTAACTCTAGCGTTTGGACTAATATTGGAGGTATTGAAAACAATGGTATTGAAGTTAGTTTGGTTACTGAAAATATTAAAACCCGCGATTTCAAATGGAAAACTGCTTTTGCTTTCTCGTTGGTACGAAATAAAATTACAAAACTATATGATGATGTTACCGAGGATCTTGGTAATAGTTGGTTTATTGGTGAGCCTATTAGCACAATCTACGGTTATGTAAATGATGGTGTTTGGCAGGAAGAAGATCTGTTTAACGGTACAATAATGGAAGGTTATTATCCTGGACAATTTAAAGTACGCGATTTAAGCGAAGACGGAGAAATTACTGCAGAGAAAGACCGAAAAATACTCGGCACAACCGATCCTAACTACCGCATTAGTATGAATAATATTTTAAGCTATAAAAATTTCACATTTAGCTTCTTTTTAAACTCTATTCGGGGAGGTAACAACTATTATCTTGGAAATAATTCCGGAGCTGTTGTTGCAGGAGGAACTGATTCTGCCTATCGCTTAAACCGAACAGCTGTACGCGATTATTGGAGACCGGATAATGCCGTTAATGATGCACCTGGTATTTATTATAATCCAAAAAGAAATCCGGGGGTATATCAAAGCAAAAGTTTTGTGCGCCTGCAAGATGTTTCTTTAGGATATACATTTGATAGCAGCTTACTATCAGAGTTAAAAATCGACAACCTGAAGGTTTATGTAAGTGGAAAAAACCTTTATACCTGGACTGACTGGTCGGGATGGGATCCTGAAACAGGAAGCCCAATGATGAGAAGTATTATTGGTGGTGTAAATATTAGTTTTTAA
- a CDS encoding GH92 family glycosyl hydrolase, protein MRKERLKKFVWALLLLPAFCMCSQPEKNTNEFAKHINPIIGSGGHGHVFVGANVPFGGVQLGPNNIFKGWDWCSGYHYSDSIVIGFSHTHLSGTGGADLGDILLMPVNGDVNLNKGKQDDISNAYASYFSHDNEVVKPGYYSLLLDKYNINVELTATERVGIHKYTFPEKDNNHVIIDLKEGIGDKSYDTYLKLVDANTIEGYRFSKGWAKDQRVWFTLKSNQEIEKLEVYDDTTPAGENVIKAQGAKGVISFAGNPNEVIFKVGISPVSSENALANITTEAPDWDFNDIAKQAEEKWNHEVSKIEIKAADPELKEIFYTAMYHSFLAPVLFNDANGSYRGTDKEVYKNPGFENYSVFSLWDTYRTEHELLTIVQPERVNDFINSMLAVYQQQGKLPQWHLMGNETNAMLGYSAAPVVVDAWQKGFDGFDEELAFEALKASGTFQSQRGIAPLMEYGFIPRDKAREATSVALENAIDDRSVAQMAKGLGKDEDFKYFFERAETYKTYFNKNTGFVHPRATDGSWATPYDPMESIHMVGDFSEGNGWQYTFLVPQDPEGLIELFGGDEHFTQKLDSLFTITGDMGEHASIDITGLIGMYAQGNEPCHHMAYLYAFAGQQWKTAEKIRFILNEFYTNQPDGLIGNEDCGQMSAWYVMSSLGFYPVNPSNGVYVFGSPLFDEATINLPDGKTFTIQAKNNSKENIYIQSVELNGQAYSKSYITHQDIMAGGVLSYVMGSTPNYDFGSADKDRPKSTL, encoded by the coding sequence ATGAGAAAAGAGAGATTAAAGAAATTTGTGTGGGCCCTATTGTTACTACCTGCATTTTGTATGTGTTCTCAACCGGAGAAGAATACGAATGAATTTGCGAAACACATTAACCCAATTATTGGATCTGGAGGACATGGGCACGTTTTTGTAGGTGCAAATGTGCCATTCGGCGGTGTTCAGTTGGGACCAAATAATATTTTTAAAGGCTGGGACTGGTGTTCCGGTTATCATTATTCCGACAGCATTGTAATTGGATTCTCACATACACATTTAAGTGGAACCGGCGGTGCCGATTTAGGAGATATACTGTTAATGCCCGTAAACGGAGACGTTAATTTAAATAAAGGCAAACAGGATGATATAAGTAATGCATATGCTTCTTATTTCAGCCACGACAACGAGGTAGTGAAGCCTGGATATTACTCGCTATTGCTGGATAAATACAATATAAATGTTGAGCTAACAGCAACTGAAAGGGTAGGAATACATAAGTATACTTTTCCTGAGAAAGACAATAACCACGTTATTATCGATTTAAAAGAAGGAATCGGTGATAAATCATACGATACTTACCTGAAACTGGTTGATGCAAATACTATCGAAGGATATCGTTTTTCAAAAGGATGGGCAAAAGACCAACGCGTTTGGTTTACTTTAAAAAGCAATCAGGAAATTGAGAAACTTGAGGTATACGACGATACTACTCCCGCCGGTGAGAATGTTATAAAAGCACAGGGAGCAAAAGGAGTAATTTCTTTTGCAGGTAATCCAAATGAAGTGATTTTTAAAGTCGGTATTTCTCCGGTTAGTTCGGAAAATGCATTAGCCAATATAACTACAGAAGCACCCGATTGGGATTTTAACGATATAGCTAAACAGGCCGAGGAGAAATGGAACCATGAAGTTTCAAAGATTGAGATAAAAGCTGCTGATCCGGAATTGAAAGAGATTTTTTATACTGCTATGTACCATTCGTTTCTTGCCCCTGTTTTGTTTAACGATGCCAATGGAAGCTACAGAGGTACAGATAAAGAAGTTTACAAAAATCCTGGTTTCGAGAATTATTCCGTGTTTTCGTTGTGGGATACTTATCGTACGGAACATGAACTTTTAACAATTGTTCAGCCGGAAAGAGTAAACGATTTTATCAACTCAATGTTAGCGGTTTACCAACAACAAGGTAAATTGCCGCAATGGCACCTTATGGGAAATGAAACCAACGCGATGTTAGGCTATAGCGCTGCACCTGTGGTTGTAGATGCATGGCAAAAAGGCTTTGATGGTTTTGACGAAGAACTGGCTTTTGAAGCTCTGAAAGCATCAGGAACTTTTCAGTCTCAACGTGGTATTGCCCCACTAATGGAATATGGATTTATTCCCAGAGATAAAGCCCGCGAAGCAACTTCGGTGGCTTTGGAAAATGCGATAGACGACCGAAGTGTTGCCCAAATGGCAAAGGGGTTGGGAAAAGATGAAGACTTCAAATATTTCTTTGAAAGAGCCGAAACTTATAAAACATATTTTAATAAAAATACCGGTTTTGTTCACCCCAGGGCAACAGATGGTTCATGGGCAACACCTTACGATCCGATGGAGTCTATTCATATGGTGGGCGATTTCTCGGAAGGAAACGGCTGGCAGTATACCTTTCTGGTTCCACAAGACCCGGAAGGTTTAATTGAGCTATTTGGTGGCGATGAGCACTTCACCCAAAAACTCGACTCCTTATTCACCATTACAGGCGATATGGGAGAACATGCTTCCATTGATATTACCGGGTTAATTGGCATGTATGCACAGGGAAATGAACCGTGTCACCACATGGCTTATCTTTATGCTTTTGCCGGACAACAATGGAAAACTGCAGAGAAGATTAGATTCATTCTTAATGAATTTTATACAAATCAGCCAGACGGTTTAATCGGGAATGAAGATTGCGGGCAAATGTCAGCATGGTATGTAATGTCGTCTCTTGGTTTTTACCCGGTAAATCCATCAAATGGCGTTTATGTATTTGGAAGTCCTTTGTTCGACGAGGCCACAATCAATCTTCCCGATGGCAAAACTTTTACTATTCAGGCAAAAAATAACAGCAAAGAAAACATTTACATCCAATCTGTAGAGTTGAATGGTCAAGCATATTCTAAAAGCTACATCACTCATCAGGATATAATGGCTGGTGGTGTTTTGTCGTATGTGATGGGAAGTACACCCAATTACGATTTTGGTTCGGCAGATAAAGACAGGCCTAAATCAACTTTGTAA